A stretch of Anaeromyxobacter dehalogenans 2CP-1 DNA encodes these proteins:
- a CDS encoding LysR substrate-binding domain-containing protein, which produces MAITRLPPHPFSLRQLQYAVAVAETLSFRRAAERCRVAQPSLSTQIAQLESALGLRLFERDRRRVLVTGAGRPLLEQMRRLLLQADDLLEAARRAGDPLAGALRVGVIPTISPYLLPAIAPALRAAYPALHLTWLEDRTAELVRSLHAGTLDAALLAVEAELGDVEVAPVARDAFVLATPPGHPLGVAREPASAAELRDASVLLLEDGHCLREQALAFCSRARTRELEFRATSLSTLAQMVAGGAGVTLLPELAVPTETRRADLRLRPFADPAPFRTVALVWRRSSPIAEALRRLAGTVKAAYPAPAGRAAGSERQRPRAPRA; this is translated from the coding sequence ATGGCTATCACTCGCCTGCCCCCGCACCCGTTCTCGCTGCGCCAGCTGCAGTACGCGGTCGCCGTCGCGGAGACGCTCTCCTTCCGCCGCGCGGCCGAGCGCTGCCGCGTGGCCCAGCCCTCGCTCTCCACGCAGATCGCGCAGCTCGAGTCGGCGCTCGGCCTCCGCCTGTTCGAGCGCGACCGGCGGCGCGTGCTCGTCACCGGGGCGGGGCGGCCGCTGCTCGAGCAGATGCGCCGCCTGCTGCTCCAGGCGGACGACCTGCTGGAGGCTGCGCGCCGGGCCGGGGATCCGCTCGCGGGGGCGCTGCGCGTCGGGGTCATCCCGACCATCTCGCCCTATCTCCTGCCCGCCATCGCGCCCGCGCTCCGCGCGGCCTACCCCGCGCTGCACCTCACCTGGCTCGAGGATCGCACCGCCGAGCTGGTCCGGAGCCTCCACGCCGGCACGCTCGACGCGGCGCTGCTCGCGGTGGAGGCGGAGCTCGGCGACGTGGAGGTGGCGCCGGTGGCGCGCGACGCGTTCGTGCTCGCGACGCCCCCCGGGCACCCGCTCGGCGTGGCGCGAGAGCCGGCCTCCGCCGCCGAGCTGCGCGACGCGAGCGTGCTGCTGCTCGAGGACGGGCACTGCCTGCGCGAGCAGGCGCTGGCGTTCTGCTCTCGCGCGCGCACTCGCGAGCTGGAGTTCCGGGCGACCAGCCTCTCGACGCTCGCGCAGATGGTCGCGGGCGGCGCCGGCGTGACGCTCCTGCCCGAGCTGGCGGTCCCCACCGAGACGCGACGCGCGGACCTCCGCCTGCGCCCGTTCGCCGACCCGGCGCCGTTCCGGACCGTCGCGCTGGTGTGGCGCCGCAGCTCGCCCATCGCCGAGGCGCTGCGGCGGCTCGCCGGCACCGTGAAGGCGGCGTACCCGGCGCCCGCGGGCCGGGCGGCGGGATCCGAGCGTCAGCGGCCGCGCGCGCCGCGGGCGTGA
- a CDS encoding peroxiredoxin, whose translation MLTVGDRFPEFSLQAVTSLESGNEFETLTQASHPGKWKVVFLWPMDFTFICPTEIAEFGRRNGEFQDRDTQVLGASIDTHYVHLAWRKSHPDLKHLPFPMLADTRRELSSALGVLHRDGVALRATFIVDPEGVIRHVSVNDLSVGRNVDEVLRTLDALQTDELCPCNWKKGESTLQVA comes from the coding sequence ATGCTGACCGTGGGCGACCGCTTCCCCGAGTTCTCGCTGCAGGCCGTGACCAGCCTGGAGAGCGGCAACGAGTTCGAGACCCTCACGCAGGCGAGCCACCCGGGCAAGTGGAAGGTGGTGTTCCTCTGGCCGATGGACTTCACCTTCATCTGCCCGACCGAGATCGCCGAGTTCGGCCGCCGCAACGGCGAGTTCCAGGACCGCGACACCCAGGTGCTCGGGGCGAGCATCGACACCCACTACGTCCACCTCGCCTGGCGCAAGAGCCACCCTGATCTGAAGCACCTGCCCTTCCCCATGCTCGCCGACACCCGGCGCGAGCTCTCGAGCGCGCTCGGCGTGCTGCACAGGGACGGCGTGGCGCTCCGCGCGACGTTCATCGTCGACCCGGAGGGCGTCATCCGGCACGTGTCGGTGAACGACCTCTCGGTCGGGCGCAACGTGGACGAGGTCCTCCGCACGCTCGACGCCCTGCAGACGGACGAGCTCTGCCCCTGCAACTGGAAGAAGGGCGAGTCCACGCTCCAGGTGGCCTGA
- a CDS encoding carboxymuconolactone decarboxylase family protein, whose product MAALDAIREALPEPARDIKLNLQAVLQPGTLTPAQRWGVAVATAAAARNERLLAAALADARAEVEPAVIEDALAAAAVMAMNNVYYRFRHMVGKASYAEKPARLRMNRLVKPAASKVDFELFALAVSAVNGCETCVRSHEQVVVAGGLSEDQVHEAVRIAAVLHAAAVSLELAGYAAVPSAAAAAG is encoded by the coding sequence ATGGCCGCCCTCGACGCGATCCGGGAGGCGCTCCCCGAGCCGGCCCGGGACATCAAGCTGAACCTGCAGGCGGTGCTGCAGCCCGGGACGCTCACCCCGGCGCAGCGCTGGGGCGTCGCGGTGGCGACGGCCGCGGCGGCCCGCAACGAGCGGCTGCTCGCGGCGGCCCTCGCCGACGCGCGGGCGGAGGTCGAGCCCGCCGTCATCGAGGACGCGCTCGCGGCCGCGGCGGTGATGGCGATGAACAACGTGTACTACCGGTTCCGCCACATGGTCGGGAAGGCGTCGTACGCGGAGAAGCCGGCGCGCCTGCGCATGAACCGGCTGGTGAAGCCGGCCGCGAGCAAGGTGGACTTCGAGCTCTTCGCGCTCGCGGTCAGCGCGGTGAACGGGTGCGAGACGTGCGTGCGCTCGCACGAGCAGGTGGTGGTCGCCGGCGGCCTCTCGGAGGACCAGGTCCACGAGGCCGTCCGGATCGCCGCGGTCCTGCACGCGGCGGCGGTCTCGCTCGAGCTCGCCGGGTACGCCGCGGTCCCGTCCGCGGCGGCCGCGGCCGGGTAG
- a CDS encoding BTAD domain-containing putative transcriptional regulator, whose protein sequence is MPASPNWTLHLLGAPRLAGATEPVRLDRRTAALLALLAIDGPQPRSRAAGLLWPDSPEKTARANLRQLLRRLREAAAGDLVGAGDPLELSPRVTVDARDPTRPDAAWPDGRLLDGVDLDEAPELSEWLAGARRSLDAARLDAALAAAARLEAAGQLGAALAQAQRALALEPLSEEAHRLEIRLRYLGGDRAAALAAYERCRAALRDALGVEPSPETVRLAEEVARGRRVPARAGSPAALPLSVTRPPALAGREREWALMEEAWAAGKGIALGGAPGVGKSRLMQDFLSTHARPLFFEGRPGDRAVPYGTHARTFRETLGALASAGVALPPWVRTELARMLPELGPSPGPLATEADRVRFWNAKLEAMRVAFRAGFDALGFDDTQFVDPASAAAGAYVLEQLLRDAETPLRTVHCFRTAEMAPEVLAHIRALAEAGRALYLELEPLADDAVEELVRSLDVPGIERVAAEVARYAGGSPLFALETVKHLVETGAVERGIPDRTPPRLEALLRARFERLSAPALQLARALGVLGTDFTLERAAAVVEARAMDVAVGWSELEAAQLVRGAAFGHDLLAEAVVAATPAPLRGFLHGRAAEVLAATGGAPGRIAAHWERAGDPVRADACRREAESVARATLLATEAAGYFRAA, encoded by the coding sequence ATGCCCGCCTCACCGAACTGGACCCTTCACCTGCTCGGCGCACCCCGGCTCGCGGGCGCGACCGAGCCGGTCCGGCTGGATCGTCGCACGGCGGCGCTGCTCGCGCTCCTCGCCATCGACGGTCCGCAGCCGCGCTCGCGCGCTGCGGGGCTGCTGTGGCCGGACTCGCCGGAGAAGACGGCCCGCGCCAACCTTCGCCAGCTGCTGCGCCGGCTGCGCGAGGCCGCGGCAGGGGACCTGGTCGGCGCCGGTGACCCGCTCGAGCTCTCACCGAGGGTGACCGTGGATGCGCGCGACCCGACGCGCCCGGACGCGGCCTGGCCGGACGGGCGGCTCCTCGACGGGGTCGACCTGGACGAGGCGCCGGAGCTGTCGGAGTGGCTGGCCGGCGCGCGCCGCTCGCTCGACGCCGCGCGCCTCGACGCGGCGCTGGCGGCGGCGGCCCGGCTCGAGGCGGCGGGCCAGCTCGGCGCGGCGCTCGCGCAGGCCCAGCGCGCGCTGGCGCTCGAGCCACTCTCCGAGGAGGCGCACCGCCTCGAGATCCGGCTGCGCTACCTGGGCGGCGACCGGGCCGCGGCGCTCGCCGCGTACGAGCGCTGCCGCGCCGCGCTTCGCGACGCGCTCGGGGTGGAGCCGTCGCCGGAGACGGTCCGCCTCGCCGAGGAGGTGGCGCGCGGGCGGCGCGTCCCGGCCCGGGCGGGCAGCCCGGCGGCGCTTCCACTGTCGGTGACGCGGCCGCCGGCGCTCGCCGGCCGCGAGCGCGAGTGGGCGCTCATGGAGGAGGCCTGGGCCGCCGGCAAGGGCATCGCCCTCGGCGGCGCGCCGGGCGTCGGGAAGAGCCGGCTCATGCAGGACTTCCTCTCCACGCACGCCCGGCCGCTCTTCTTCGAGGGCCGGCCCGGCGACCGCGCCGTGCCGTACGGCACGCATGCGCGCACGTTCCGCGAGACGCTCGGCGCGCTCGCCTCGGCCGGCGTGGCGCTGCCGCCGTGGGTGCGGACGGAGCTGGCGCGGATGCTCCCCGAGCTCGGGCCCTCGCCCGGCCCGCTCGCCACCGAGGCGGATCGCGTCCGCTTCTGGAACGCGAAGCTCGAGGCGATGCGGGTCGCGTTCCGGGCCGGGTTCGACGCGCTCGGCTTCGACGACACGCAGTTCGTCGATCCGGCCAGCGCCGCGGCCGGGGCCTACGTGCTGGAGCAGCTCCTGCGCGACGCCGAGACGCCGCTCCGCACCGTGCACTGCTTCCGGACCGCGGAGATGGCGCCGGAGGTGCTCGCGCACATCCGCGCGCTCGCCGAGGCGGGGCGCGCGCTGTACCTCGAGCTCGAGCCGCTCGCGGACGACGCGGTGGAGGAGCTGGTCCGGAGCCTGGACGTGCCGGGGATCGAGCGGGTGGCGGCCGAGGTGGCGCGCTACGCGGGCGGGAGCCCGCTGTTCGCGCTCGAGACGGTGAAGCACCTCGTGGAGACCGGCGCCGTGGAGCGCGGGATCCCGGATCGCACGCCGCCGCGGCTGGAGGCGCTGCTGCGCGCGCGCTTCGAGCGGCTCTCCGCGCCGGCGCTCCAGCTCGCGCGGGCGCTCGGCGTGCTCGGCACGGACTTCACGCTGGAGCGCGCGGCGGCCGTGGTGGAGGCGCGCGCGATGGACGTGGCGGTGGGGTGGAGCGAGCTCGAGGCAGCGCAGCTCGTCCGCGGCGCCGCCTTCGGCCACGATCTGCTCGCGGAGGCGGTGGTGGCCGCCACCCCGGCGCCGCTGCGGGGCTTCCTGCACGGCCGCGCCGCCGAGGTGCTCGCGGCGACCGGCGGCGCGCCGGGCCGGATCGCGGCGCACTGGGAGCGCGCAGGCGATCCGGTCCGGGCGGACGCATGCCGCCGCGAGGCGGAGTCCGTCGCCCGCGCCACCCTCCTCGCGACGGAGGCGGCGGGGTACTTCCGGGCCGCGTAG
- a CDS encoding LuxR C-terminal-related transcriptional regulator, with protein sequence MIRSPEAHPCRALPAQGATPARRSLLRLISADAPDASASAGRAPAGPAPAAVARAIADAERRPLAWVDRDGVLRLVNAAFAALLGAEPATLEGRSACDLLCADAPGRAQALLRAAFRGALHRTDLTALRGGREYGLKVELAAVGRGASAALCIDVHEVVERAPPPVACGAAGDLDYRISAGASDFGRLLALSGAGAEAALRVGRRCHEVLHGRPSPCPGCPALRGGGEAWPRVEVRRAARTRGFEVATATALPGDEVLVAVRRVDDAALAAVREARTAELVRRFELSPREEEVLRLLLIGRQAADIGTALGITPRTAKFHQSNVLRKLGASSRRDLLGLAS encoded by the coding sequence ATGATCCGCAGTCCCGAGGCTCACCCGTGCCGCGCGCTGCCGGCGCAAGGCGCCACGCCCGCGCGGCGATCGCTCCTGCGCCTGATCTCCGCGGACGCACCGGACGCGAGCGCGTCGGCGGGACGCGCCCCGGCCGGCCCCGCGCCGGCGGCGGTCGCGCGCGCCATCGCCGACGCCGAGCGCCGCCCGCTGGCCTGGGTGGACCGGGACGGCGTGCTCCGGCTGGTGAACGCCGCCTTCGCGGCGCTGCTCGGGGCCGAGCCGGCGACGCTCGAGGGTCGCAGCGCCTGCGACCTGCTCTGCGCCGACGCGCCGGGCCGCGCCCAGGCCCTGCTGCGCGCGGCCTTCCGCGGCGCGCTGCACCGGACCGACCTGACCGCCCTCCGCGGCGGCCGCGAGTACGGCCTCAAGGTCGAGCTCGCGGCGGTGGGCCGCGGCGCCTCGGCGGCGCTGTGCATCGACGTGCACGAGGTGGTGGAGCGCGCGCCGCCGCCGGTGGCGTGCGGCGCGGCGGGGGACCTCGACTACCGCATCTCGGCCGGCGCGTCGGACTTCGGCCGGCTCCTGGCGCTGTCGGGCGCGGGTGCCGAGGCGGCGCTGCGGGTCGGGCGCCGCTGCCACGAGGTGCTCCATGGGCGGCCCTCGCCGTGCCCGGGCTGCCCGGCGCTGCGCGGCGGAGGCGAGGCGTGGCCGCGGGTGGAGGTGCGGCGCGCGGCGCGCACGCGTGGGTTCGAGGTCGCGACCGCCACGGCGCTGCCCGGCGACGAGGTCCTGGTCGCGGTGCGCCGCGTGGACGACGCGGCGCTCGCGGCGGTGCGGGAGGCGCGCACCGCGGAGCTGGTGCGCCGCTTCGAGCTCTCGCCGCGCGAGGAGGAGGTGCTCCGGCTGCTCCTCATCGGGCGCCAGGCGGCGGACATCGGCACGGCGCTCGGGATCACGCCACGCACCGCGAAGTTCCACCAGTCGAACGTGCTCCGGAAGCTCGGTGCGTCCTCGCGGCGCGACCTGCTGGGGCTCGCCTCGTGA
- a CDS encoding LuxR C-terminal-related transcriptional regulator: protein MTRARTEPDWGAVALAMLERGREPAAWVDAGGTVRLATASLERLLGASPRALEGRPVAAVLAGAPAPAEGRVEREVTTAAGRRLRVALEPGCEPAAEPGALLRVLEVLGDLPGLGAGELDYAIETGPGAFGRLAWVRPLGGAALDPVPEARCHEALHGRSEPCSDCPVRGGGTWPRVHARTLAPAPGYEVVTAAPEGAERVRLTVRRLAEAAVHGLVEARARALARGAGLSEREEAVLNRLLQAEGLADIGRALGITLRTVKFHQANLLRKLGAESRADLARVLM, encoded by the coding sequence GTGACCCGCGCCCGGACCGAGCCGGACTGGGGGGCGGTCGCGCTCGCCATGCTGGAGCGCGGGCGCGAGCCGGCGGCGTGGGTGGACGCGGGCGGGACGGTGCGCCTGGCGACGGCCAGCCTGGAGCGGCTGCTCGGCGCGTCGCCACGCGCGCTGGAGGGGCGCCCGGTCGCGGCGGTGCTCGCGGGGGCGCCCGCGCCGGCGGAAGGCCGGGTGGAGCGGGAGGTGACCACGGCGGCGGGGCGGCGGCTGCGCGTCGCGCTCGAGCCGGGGTGCGAGCCGGCGGCCGAGCCGGGCGCGCTGCTCCGCGTGCTGGAGGTGCTCGGCGATCTCCCGGGGCTGGGGGCGGGGGAGCTCGACTACGCCATCGAGACCGGGCCGGGCGCGTTCGGCCGCCTGGCATGGGTGAGGCCGCTCGGCGGCGCCGCCCTCGATCCGGTGCCGGAGGCCCGCTGCCACGAGGCGCTGCACGGCCGCAGCGAGCCGTGCAGCGACTGCCCCGTCCGCGGCGGCGGCACGTGGCCGCGCGTCCACGCGCGCACGCTCGCGCCCGCGCCGGGCTACGAGGTCGTCACCGCCGCGCCCGAGGGCGCGGAGCGGGTGCGCCTCACCGTCCGGCGGCTGGCCGAGGCCGCGGTGCACGGGCTGGTGGAGGCGCGCGCCCGCGCGCTGGCGCGCGGCGCCGGGCTGTCGGAGCGCGAGGAGGCGGTGCTGAACCGGCTGCTGCAGGCCGAGGGGCTCGCCGACATCGGGCGGGCGCTCGGGATCACGTTACGGACCGTGAAGTTCCACCAGGCGAACCTGCTCCGCAAGCTCGGCGCCGAGTCGCGCGCCGACCTGGCGCGGGTGCTGATGTGA
- a CDS encoding C-GCAxxG-C-C family protein has protein sequence MHDDSIGRRGWIKLVGGAAGAGAALVVARQAGAAPPAAGKGMQAVPWPYAPLDPDATAERAFKGYLEGHCMYGAFDALAGQVADKLGAPYTSFPTRMFTYGAGGVAGWATLCGALNGAAAAFQLLSAKPEPLVDALFRQYEQAALPDWVPASAKFPNVKSVAGSPLCHASISAWCKASGKKAYSPERKERCGVLTASVARHAAIILNAQHAGKAFPVLEDKATAECASCHEKGGTLENTRAKMACGGCHFNLGTKHPAI, from the coding sequence ATGCACGACGACAGCATCGGGCGCAGGGGCTGGATCAAGCTGGTGGGCGGCGCGGCGGGCGCGGGCGCGGCGCTGGTGGTGGCGAGGCAGGCCGGCGCGGCCCCTCCGGCCGCCGGCAAGGGCATGCAGGCCGTCCCATGGCCATACGCGCCCCTCGATCCCGACGCCACCGCGGAGCGCGCGTTCAAGGGCTACCTCGAGGGCCACTGCATGTACGGCGCCTTCGACGCGCTGGCGGGGCAGGTCGCCGACAAGCTGGGCGCGCCGTACACCTCGTTCCCCACCAGGATGTTCACCTACGGCGCCGGCGGGGTCGCCGGCTGGGCCACGCTCTGCGGCGCGCTGAACGGCGCGGCGGCGGCGTTCCAGCTCCTCTCCGCGAAGCCGGAGCCGCTGGTCGACGCGCTGTTCCGCCAGTACGAGCAGGCGGCGCTGCCGGACTGGGTCCCGGCGTCGGCCAAGTTCCCCAACGTGAAGTCGGTGGCGGGCTCGCCGCTCTGCCACGCCTCGATCTCGGCCTGGTGCAAGGCGTCCGGCAAGAAGGCCTACTCGCCCGAGCGCAAGGAGCGCTGCGGCGTGCTCACCGCCTCGGTGGCGCGCCACGCGGCGATCATCCTGAACGCGCAGCACGCCGGGAAGGCGTTCCCGGTGCTCGAGGACAAGGCCACCGCGGAGTGCGCCTCGTGTCACGAGAAGGGCGGCACCCTCGAGAACACCCGTGCCAAGATGGCCTGCGGAGGGTGCCACTTCAACCTGGGCACCAAGCACCCGGCCATCTGA
- a CDS encoding porin — protein sequence MTLTPFLIALSLAQTTPAADPAAAAAQPAPAPVKAAPTLAGALANAPKPTFWGFVNAQYSRTEGLNGADDTSTFELRRARIGARGKVHELVGYSILFDGADSKLKDGYVSLFALPGVEVRMGQWKTPFGYEQYESDTKLLWVNTSYVVGALARGPDARDLGAGLLVQTPKAGPVSAEVLGSFVNGAGPNKKDDLETKNFWGRAGLTLKQGAITLKAGGSYGTGQQLQGTGGNGAFDGVGTPVDDTYFYFHTYGVDATLDTPWLFAAAELIQSERDQSRYATAAAVTTVTRSSRTARGWYAGAYGKTPWNLGPIFRAERFDADRTAPGGRLERYTIGAYVDVIPVNARLILNHELDQGQTGAAGRTGDRTTLFAQVIF from the coding sequence ATGACGCTGACACCATTCCTGATCGCACTCTCGCTCGCACAGACCACCCCCGCCGCCGATCCGGCGGCGGCCGCCGCGCAGCCGGCCCCCGCGCCGGTGAAGGCGGCGCCCACGCTCGCGGGCGCGCTCGCGAACGCCCCGAAGCCGACGTTCTGGGGCTTCGTGAACGCGCAGTACTCGCGCACCGAGGGGCTGAACGGCGCCGACGACACCTCCACATTCGAGCTCCGCCGCGCGCGCATCGGCGCCCGCGGCAAGGTCCACGAGCTCGTCGGCTACAGCATCCTGTTCGACGGCGCCGACTCGAAGCTGAAGGACGGCTACGTCTCCCTGTTCGCCCTGCCCGGCGTGGAGGTGCGCATGGGGCAGTGGAAGACGCCGTTCGGCTACGAGCAGTACGAGTCGGACACCAAGTTGCTCTGGGTGAACACCTCGTACGTGGTCGGCGCGCTCGCGCGCGGCCCGGACGCGCGCGACCTCGGCGCCGGGCTCCTCGTCCAGACGCCGAAGGCCGGGCCGGTCTCGGCCGAGGTGCTGGGCTCGTTCGTGAACGGCGCGGGGCCGAACAAGAAGGACGACCTCGAGACGAAGAACTTCTGGGGCCGCGCCGGGCTGACGCTGAAGCAGGGCGCGATCACGCTGAAGGCGGGCGGCTCGTACGGCACCGGCCAGCAGCTGCAGGGCACCGGCGGGAACGGCGCCTTCGACGGCGTGGGCACGCCGGTCGACGACACCTACTTCTACTTCCACACGTACGGCGTCGACGCGACGCTCGACACGCCCTGGCTCTTCGCCGCCGCCGAGCTCATCCAGTCGGAGCGCGACCAGTCGCGCTACGCCACCGCCGCGGCGGTGACCACGGTGACGCGCTCGAGCCGCACCGCGCGCGGCTGGTACGCGGGCGCGTACGGCAAGACGCCCTGGAACCTCGGGCCGATCTTCCGGGCCGAGCGCTTCGACGCGGACCGCACCGCGCCCGGCGGGCGGCTGGAGCGCTACACCATCGGCGCCTACGTGGACGTCATCCCGGTGAACGCCCGGCTCATCCTCAACCACGAGCTCGACCAGGGGCAGACCGGCGCGGCGGGTCGCACCGGCGACCGCACCACGCTGTTCGCGCAGGTCATCTTCTAG
- a CDS encoding alpha/beta fold hydrolase, with protein sequence MTASDGPLLTLLLPGLDGTGRLLDRFVAAASGRLELRALSYPPDRALSYAELAELVRAELPRGRRFALVGESFGGPLALRVAAGRPPGLVGVVLAASFHRRPAARLVSALRPLSPAFFRLPLPAHAVRVLLAGHDAPDALVADVQAAVASVRPRVMARRAHEALHVDATGWLRDCPAPVLFLGGRQDRLLRTGLAIEIRLVRPDAEIRMLDAPHLVLQRRPAEAMRAVEAFLGRSPAATAPMRAAPADEPEISARR encoded by the coding sequence ATGACCGCCTCCGACGGACCGCTGCTCACGCTGCTGCTGCCGGGCCTGGACGGCACCGGCCGGCTCCTCGATCGGTTCGTGGCCGCCGCGAGCGGCCGGCTCGAGCTGCGCGCGCTCTCGTACCCGCCGGACCGGGCGCTCTCGTACGCGGAGCTCGCCGAGCTCGTGCGCGCCGAGCTTCCGCGCGGGCGGCGCTTCGCGCTCGTGGGCGAGTCCTTCGGCGGGCCGCTCGCGCTGCGCGTCGCGGCCGGGCGGCCTCCGGGGCTGGTCGGGGTGGTGCTGGCGGCGAGCTTCCACCGCCGGCCGGCGGCGCGGCTGGTGTCGGCGCTCCGGCCGCTCTCGCCCGCGTTCTTCCGGCTGCCGCTGCCGGCGCACGCGGTGCGGGTGCTGCTCGCCGGGCACGACGCGCCGGATGCGCTGGTGGCGGACGTGCAGGCCGCGGTCGCTTCGGTCCGGCCGCGCGTGATGGCGCGCCGCGCGCACGAGGCGCTGCACGTGGACGCGACCGGCTGGCTCCGCGACTGCCCGGCGCCGGTGCTGTTCCTGGGCGGGCGGCAGGACCGGCTGCTCCGCACCGGCCTCGCCATCGAGATCCGCCTGGTACGGCCCGACGCCGAGATCCGCATGCTCGACGCGCCGCACCTCGTGCTGCAGCGGCGGCCCGCCGAGGCGATGCGCGCCGTGGAGGCGTTCCTCGGGCGCTCGCCGGCGGCCACCGCGCCGATGCGCGCGGCGCCCGCCGACGAGCCGGAGATCTCCGCTAGAAGATGA
- a CDS encoding DUF6544 family protein — protein sequence MIGWITVLALAATVALVGVRRARFAREVAAEARSLWALREDAPPARLDPGALPAPVRRYLEVAGALEATPLAAARLRHGGSFRPALDGAWRPIRGVQYLAAEPPGFVWWGRVRLAPGVEVAARDRSAGGEGGMRIALASALVMADLSGPELDAGALQRLLAELVWLPTALLDARHVAWLPRDASSARARLRVGGREVEVTFHFGGDGLPERITALRYRDVKGRGVLTPWTGRCADWRQVGGVRVPFRLEASWELDGRDQPYARFEVERLEHGVPQPF from the coding sequence ATGATCGGGTGGATCACCGTGCTCGCGCTCGCCGCGACCGTCGCGCTGGTCGGCGTCCGGCGCGCCCGGTTCGCGCGGGAGGTCGCCGCGGAGGCGCGATCGCTCTGGGCGCTCCGGGAGGACGCGCCGCCGGCGCGCCTCGATCCCGGGGCCCTGCCCGCGCCGGTGCGGCGCTACCTCGAGGTGGCGGGGGCGCTCGAGGCGACCCCGCTCGCGGCGGCCCGGCTCCGGCATGGCGGCTCGTTCCGGCCGGCGCTCGACGGCGCGTGGCGGCCGATCCGCGGCGTGCAGTACCTCGCGGCCGAGCCGCCCGGCTTCGTGTGGTGGGGGCGGGTGCGCCTCGCGCCCGGGGTCGAGGTCGCGGCGCGGGATCGGTCGGCCGGCGGCGAGGGCGGCATGCGGATCGCGCTCGCCTCCGCGCTGGTGATGGCCGACCTCTCCGGCCCGGAGCTCGACGCGGGCGCGCTGCAGCGGCTGCTGGCGGAGCTGGTCTGGCTCCCGACGGCGCTGCTCGACGCGCGGCACGTGGCGTGGCTGCCGCGCGACGCGTCGAGCGCGCGGGCGCGGCTCCGCGTGGGCGGGCGGGAGGTGGAGGTGACGTTCCACTTCGGCGGCGACGGCCTGCCGGAGCGGATCACGGCGCTGCGCTACCGCGACGTGAAGGGGCGCGGCGTGCTCACGCCGTGGACCGGGCGATGCGCCGACTGGCGCCAGGTGGGCGGCGTGCGCGTCCCGTTCCGGCTGGAGGCGAGCTGGGAGCTCGACGGCCGGGACCAGCCGTACGCGCGCTTCGAGGTGGAGCGCCTCGAGCACGGGGTCCCGCAGCCGTTCTAG